Proteins encoded within one genomic window of Nitrospina gracilis 3/211:
- a CDS encoding rhodanese-like domain-containing protein encodes MDAESLEILPMSPSELKKRLDKGEIECLLDVREDWEHSLSALPDSIHIPLNQLVDRFQELAFEDEIVVYCHFGERSMRAGKILKESGVDTVYNLIGGIDAYSQIADPSIPRYRSQM; translated from the coding sequence ATGGATGCCGAGTCACTGGAAATCCTGCCCATGTCGCCGTCGGAGTTGAAGAAGCGGCTGGACAAGGGCGAAATTGAATGTCTTTTGGATGTGCGGGAGGACTGGGAGCATTCGCTCTCGGCGCTGCCGGATTCCATCCACATCCCGTTGAACCAGCTGGTGGACCGGTTCCAGGAACTGGCGTTCGAGGACGAGATCGTGGTCTATTGCCACTTCGGCGAGCGGTCGATGCGCGCCGGAAAAATTTTGAAAGAATCCGGCGTCGACACGGTTTACAACCTCATCGGCGGCATCGACGCCTACTCGCAGATCGCCGACCCCTCCATTCCCCGCTACCGCTCCCAGATGTAG
- a CDS encoding SLC13 family permease, which produces MNESPKIVIDRRPLWIVAFDRLRHGVVVAILFALFVVFLNQDAPEGLTPQAYKVLCLFGLSVALWSTNVIPLSATSLFVIGAVPLLGIMEDSRVYEFFGNKAVFFILGAFILSGAMISCGLSVRLSLWTIENWGHDPRKLLASIYLFGAAGSTIMSEHAVAAMLFPIVAEIASALQLAPGRSQYGKQLYFALGWGCIIGGATTVLGGGRVPLAVEMLEKGTDHEHTLGILQYSVLTFPMIPILLVCGWLVLRMLFKPEAVDVTPALETLERKSLSLGKISYQEMGVGAVMAVTLVLWFGFGDTLGIANIALMAVFALFVLNLITWRAVEPHVNWAIILMYGGAICLGEVMAESGAALWLAEKVFHGWIASPTAFLLTLAVLSVLFTTFMSNSAVIAILLPPALTLCPAYGISPVVATMTVLLPSNFAFILPIATPASALAYSSRYIPLADMVKAGLLLSALGMLSYLVLLWGYWPLIGFA; this is translated from the coding sequence GTGAACGAATCGCCCAAAATCGTCATCGACCGCCGTCCCTTGTGGATTGTGGCCTTCGACCGCCTGCGCCACGGCGTTGTGGTGGCGATCCTGTTCGCGCTGTTCGTGGTATTTCTCAACCAGGACGCCCCCGAGGGGCTGACCCCGCAGGCGTACAAGGTGTTGTGCCTGTTCGGGCTTTCCGTTGCGCTGTGGTCGACCAACGTCATCCCGCTGTCTGCCACCAGCCTGTTCGTCATCGGTGCGGTGCCGCTCCTCGGCATCATGGAAGACTCGCGGGTGTACGAGTTTTTCGGCAACAAGGCGGTGTTCTTCATCCTGGGCGCGTTCATTTTATCCGGGGCGATGATCTCCTGCGGTCTCAGTGTGCGCCTGTCTCTATGGACGATCGAGAACTGGGGCCACGATCCGCGCAAGCTGCTGGCCTCGATCTACCTGTTCGGCGCGGCGGGTTCCACCATCATGTCCGAACACGCCGTGGCGGCGATGCTGTTTCCCATCGTGGCGGAGATCGCCTCCGCCCTGCAACTCGCGCCGGGGCGCTCGCAGTACGGCAAGCAGTTGTACTTCGCGCTGGGGTGGGGGTGCATCATCGGCGGCGCCACCACGGTGCTGGGCGGCGGACGCGTGCCCCTGGCGGTCGAGATGCTGGAGAAGGGCACCGACCACGAGCACACGCTGGGCATCCTGCAATACTCGGTGCTGACCTTTCCGATGATTCCAATCCTTTTGGTCTGCGGCTGGTTGGTTCTGCGCATGCTGTTCAAGCCGGAGGCGGTGGACGTGACCCCGGCGCTGGAAACGCTGGAGCGCAAATCCCTGAGTCTGGGTAAGATTTCGTACCAGGAGATGGGCGTCGGCGCGGTGATGGCCGTCACGCTGGTGCTGTGGTTCGGGTTCGGCGACACCCTGGGCATCGCCAACATCGCGCTGATGGCCGTGTTCGCGCTGTTCGTGCTGAACCTCATCACCTGGCGCGCCGTGGAGCCGCACGTCAACTGGGCCATCATCCTGATGTACGGCGGCGCCATCTGCCTGGGGGAAGTGATGGCGGAATCCGGGGCCGCCCTGTGGCTGGCGGAAAAGGTGTTCCATGGATGGATCGCGTCGCCGACGGCATTCCTTTTGACGCTGGCGGTGCTCTCGGTCCTGTTCACCACCTTCATGAGCAACAGCGCCGTCATCGCCATCCTGCTGCCGCCCGCGCTCACCCTGTGCCCGGCGTACGGCATCAGCCCGGTGGTGGCGACGATGACCGTCCTCCTGCCCAGCAACTTCGCGTTCATTCTGCCCATCGCCACGCCGGCGTCGGCGCTGGCGTACTCCTCCCGCTACATCCCGCTGGCCGACATGGTGAAGGCGGGACTTTTGCTCAGTGCGCTTGGAATGTTGTCCTACCTGGTTCTGCTTTGGGGATACTGGCCCCTCATCGGGTTCGCATGA
- a CDS encoding bestrophin family protein: protein MITHSVIRPSWFIQISGGYVFFFALYGLAVYMAGRMFPKQMLGFPLTDIGIFGTAVVILLAFRSNTAYNRFWEARIAWGDLVNHSRNFGSQVVQYIRPPSANGARAEDTAPVHRELIYRHLAFVNALRLQLRGQNDWKDLDPFLDKEEITTLTQFANRATQLNHRQSARLRELHEAGWIAERAYVEGLMDTVKHFYIAQGVSERIKGTPFPNQYSFFTRVFVWVFVLILPFGLIQHLGWTSVPLYTVLATIYIIIEHLGCRTEDPFEGRIEDVPIHAICRTIEIDLRQQLGETEVPEPLRPENGVLL from the coding sequence ATGATCACTCACAGCGTCATCCGACCCAGTTGGTTTATCCAGATCAGCGGCGGTTACGTTTTCTTTTTCGCGTTGTACGGACTGGCCGTGTACATGGCCGGCCGCATGTTCCCGAAGCAGATGCTGGGGTTCCCGTTGACGGACATCGGCATCTTCGGCACGGCGGTGGTCATCCTGCTCGCCTTTCGCAGCAACACCGCCTACAACCGATTCTGGGAAGCGCGGATCGCCTGGGGTGACCTGGTGAACCATTCGCGCAACTTCGGGTCGCAGGTGGTCCAGTACATCCGGCCCCCGTCTGCCAACGGAGCCCGAGCCGAGGACACGGCACCGGTGCACCGCGAGTTGATCTACCGTCACCTCGCCTTCGTCAACGCCCTGCGACTGCAACTCCGGGGGCAAAACGACTGGAAAGATCTGGATCCCTTTTTGGACAAAGAAGAGATCACCACCCTGACGCAGTTTGCCAACCGGGCGACGCAGTTGAACCACAGGCAAAGCGCCCGACTGCGGGAGTTGCACGAGGCGGGATGGATCGCGGAACGGGCGTATGTGGAAGGCCTGATGGACACCGTCAAGCACTTTTACATTGCGCAGGGAGTGTCCGAGCGCATCAAGGGCACGCCCTTTCCCAACCAGTATTCCTTTTTCACACGGGTGTTTGTGTGGGTGTTCGTGCTGATTCTGCCTTTCGGCCTGATCCAGCACCTAGGCTGGACCAGTGTACCCCTCTACACCGTACTGGCCACCATTTATATCATCATCGAGCACCTCGGGTGCCGTACGGAAGACCCGTTTGAAGGCCGCATCGAAGACGTCCCCATCCATGCCATTTGCCGCACCATCGAGATCGACCTGCGCCAGCAGTTGGGAGAAACCGAGGTGCCCGAACCCCTGCGGCCCGAAAACGGGGTCCTTTTGTAA
- a CDS encoding 3-isopropylmalate dehydratase large subunit: MGMTITEKIIAAHSGKASVKPGDNVWVDVDVLMTHDVCGPGTIGIFKKQFGENAKVWDREKVVIIPDHYIFTSDPHANRNVDIIRAFAKEQDLPYYYDVGTDNYKGVCHVALAQEGHNRPGEVLFGTDSHTCTSGAFGMFSTGIGNTDAAFILGTGKLWVKVPETMRFEFRGQFPPYIMAKDILLQVIGDIGCDGATYRTMEWAGDAVMSLSMEERMTLCNMAIEAGGKNAVIEADQTTFDYLETRNKKPYNVVSGDKDASYFFSKVYDADKMEPVVAKPHSPDNRALARECSDVKLNRAYIGSCTGGKLTDFIAAAEILKGEKVKIGTFIVPATMEVEKELNTHKIDGKTVMQIFEEAGCQIGEPSCAACLGGPADTFGRTQGEEVVISTTNRNFPGRMGSKQSSVFLASPYTAAASALTGRVTDPREFMAAAV, from the coding sequence ATGGGAATGACCATCACTGAAAAAATCATCGCCGCTCATTCGGGCAAAGCCTCGGTCAAGCCGGGCGACAACGTCTGGGTGGATGTGGATGTCCTGATGACGCACGATGTGTGCGGTCCGGGCACCATTGGCATCTTCAAAAAACAATTCGGCGAAAACGCCAAGGTCTGGGACCGCGAGAAAGTGGTCATCATTCCGGACCACTATATATTCACGTCCGATCCGCACGCCAACCGCAACGTCGACATCATCCGCGCGTTCGCGAAGGAACAGGACCTTCCTTATTATTACGACGTCGGCACCGACAACTACAAGGGCGTCTGCCACGTGGCCCTGGCGCAGGAAGGCCACAACCGGCCGGGCGAGGTGCTGTTCGGCACGGATTCGCACACCTGCACCTCCGGCGCGTTCGGCATGTTCTCGACCGGCATCGGCAACACCGACGCCGCATTCATCCTGGGCACCGGCAAGCTGTGGGTCAAGGTGCCGGAGACCATGCGCTTCGAATTCCGCGGCCAGTTCCCGCCCTACATCATGGCGAAGGACATCCTTCTGCAGGTGATCGGCGACATCGGTTGCGACGGCGCGACGTACCGCACCATGGAATGGGCGGGCGACGCGGTGATGAGCCTCTCCATGGAAGAACGCATGACGCTGTGCAACATGGCTATCGAGGCGGGCGGCAAGAACGCCGTCATCGAGGCCGACCAGACCACCTTCGACTACCTGGAGACGCGCAACAAAAAGCCGTACAACGTGGTGAGCGGCGACAAGGATGCCAGCTACTTCTTCTCCAAGGTGTACGACGCCGATAAAATGGAACCGGTGGTGGCCAAACCGCATTCCCCGGACAACCGGGCGCTGGCGCGCGAGTGCAGTGACGTCAAGCTGAACCGCGCTTACATCGGGTCCTGCACCGGCGGCAAGCTGACGGATTTCATCGCCGCGGCGGAAATCCTGAAAGGCGAGAAGGTCAAGATCGGCACCTTCATCGTTCCGGCCACCATGGAAGTGGAAAAAGAATTGAACACCCACAAGATCGACGGCAAGACGGTCATGCAGATTTTCGAGGAAGCGGGATGCCAGATCGGCGAGCCCTCCTGCGCCGCCTGCCTGGGCGGTCCGGCGGATACGTTCGGCCGGACGCAGGGCGAGGAAGTGGTGATCTCCACCACCAACCGCAACTTCCCCGGACGCATGGGGTCGAAGCAGTCCTCGGTTTTTCTGGCGTCTCCCTACACGGCGGCGGCTTCTGCGCTGACCGGGCGGGTGACCGATCCTCGTGAATTCATGGCCGCGGCGGTATAA
- a CDS encoding LeuD/DmdB family oxidoreductase small subunit, which produces MKKKISGRAYVLGNNIDTDQIIPAQHLVYSLSDPEERKNYGKFALSGVPNEAAGLPQGNKPFVEEGFESPYTIVIGGKNFGCGSSREHAPACMEIAGVQAVVAESYARIFYRNSVDGGFFIPLETKDPLTDKIQTGDELEIDLESNTLTNKTQNTTYPLQPLGDVIDIIEAGNIFEYARKSGLIQSN; this is translated from the coding sequence ATGAAAAAGAAAATTTCAGGGCGTGCCTACGTCCTCGGCAACAACATCGACACCGACCAGATCATCCCGGCCCAGCACCTGGTGTACAGCCTGAGTGATCCGGAGGAGCGCAAGAATTACGGCAAGTTCGCCCTCTCCGGGGTGCCGAACGAGGCGGCGGGCCTGCCGCAGGGCAACAAGCCATTCGTTGAAGAGGGATTCGAGTCTCCCTACACCATCGTCATCGGCGGCAAGAACTTCGGTTGCGGCTCGTCGCGTGAACACGCACCGGCATGCATGGAGATCGCCGGCGTGCAGGCAGTGGTGGCGGAGTCCTACGCCCGCATCTTCTACCGGAACTCGGTGGACGGCGGCTTCTTCATTCCGCTGGAAACCAAGGACCCGCTGACCGACAAGATCCAGACCGGCGACGAACTGGAGATCGATCTGGAGTCGAACACGCTGACCAACAAGACGCAGAACACGACGTACCCGTTGCAACCGCTGGGCGATGTCATCGACATCATCGAGGCGGGCAACATTTTTGAATACGCCCGCAAGTCCGGGCTGATTCAGAGCAACTGA
- a CDS encoding formylglycine-generating enzyme family protein, producing MTPEVQEPHSPGGCCASGPHAWTRILIVLLLACGLFACASFSSHNPSPGMVFVPAGFLTMGSSEEDIQWAAKTFFSESLEYYRDETPSHKVQVEAFEIDQHEVTNGEYGKYLKATGRPAPKYMDNEKFNQPTQPVVGVTWQEAYDYCEWAGKRLPTEAEWEKAARGPDGRFYPWGNDPDPTRANARGMKDGHRYPAPVGTFPKGASPYGALDMAGNVWEWTADWYLPYPENLVKNDLYGNTFRVMRGGSWFSNMDLARSTVRGKLTPDQRQNYIGFRCAR from the coding sequence ATGACCCCTGAGGTGCAGGAACCGCACTCTCCGGGAGGGTGCTGTGCATCCGGGCCGCACGCCTGGACCCGCATCCTCATTGTCCTTCTGCTCGCCTGCGGGCTGTTTGCCTGCGCTTCTTTTTCTTCCCACAATCCCAGCCCCGGCATGGTTTTCGTTCCCGCCGGATTCCTCACCATGGGCAGTTCCGAGGAAGACATCCAGTGGGCCGCCAAGACCTTTTTCTCCGAATCACTGGAATATTACCGCGACGAAACTCCCTCCCACAAAGTGCAGGTGGAAGCGTTTGAGATCGACCAGCACGAGGTCACGAACGGCGAATACGGAAAGTATTTGAAAGCCACAGGACGCCCCGCACCCAAATACATGGACAATGAAAAGTTCAACCAGCCCACCCAGCCCGTGGTGGGAGTGACCTGGCAGGAAGCATACGATTACTGCGAATGGGCCGGCAAGCGCCTGCCGACAGAGGCGGAATGGGAAAAAGCCGCGCGCGGCCCCGACGGCCGTTTCTATCCGTGGGGCAACGATCCTGATCCCACGCGTGCCAACGCCCGCGGCATGAAGGACGGTCACCGTTACCCGGCCCCGGTAGGCACCTTTCCCAAGGGAGCCAGTCCCTATGGCGCGCTCGACATGGCGGGAAACGTGTGGGAATGGACCGCGGACTGGTATCTGCCCTACCCCGAAAACCTGGTCAAAAACGACCTTTACGGCAATACGTTCCGCGTCATGCGCGGCGGCTCCTGGTTTTCGAATATGGATTTGGCTCGCTCGACGGTTCGCGGTAAACTGACCCCGGATCAGCGGCAGAACTATATCGGGTTTCGGTGTGCGCGGTGA